From the Orenia metallireducens genome, one window contains:
- the rpoD gene encoding RNA polymerase sigma factor RpoD: protein MSVDKTAIQEKVRNLIAKGKKEGEISYQEIMDALSEVDLETDQIEEIYESFSSMGIEVKDDDNNDIDDDEDDNDEVELDLSIPSGVSLDDPVKMYLKEIGKVPLLTAEEEKDLAKRMEEGEEYAKQRLAAANLRLVVSIAKKYVGRGMLFLDLIQEGNLGLIKAVEKFDYRKGYKFSTYATWWIRQAITRSIADQARTIRVPVHMVETINKLIRVSRHLVQELGREPSVKEIAEEMDISEEKVREIKKIAQEPVSLETPIGEEEDSYLGDFIEDEDAPEPSVAASFMLLQEQLDGVLDTLTDREKRVLELRFGIEDGRSRTLEEVGKEFGVTRERIRQIEAKALRKLRHPSRSKKLKDYLT from the coding sequence ATGTCTGTAGATAAAACTGCAATTCAAGAGAAAGTAAGAAATTTAATTGCTAAGGGAAAAAAAGAAGGTGAAATAAGTTACCAGGAGATAATGGATGCATTGTCTGAAGTAGATTTAGAAACTGATCAAATTGAAGAGATCTATGAAAGCTTCTCCTCCATGGGGATTGAAGTTAAAGATGATGATAATAATGATATAGATGATGATGAAGATGATAATGATGAAGTAGAATTAGACTTAAGTATTCCTAGTGGAGTCTCATTAGATGATCCAGTAAAGATGTATCTTAAAGAGATAGGTAAAGTACCATTATTGACTGCTGAAGAAGAGAAGGATTTGGCTAAAAGGATGGAAGAGGGCGAAGAGTATGCTAAGCAGAGATTGGCTGCTGCTAACTTAAGACTGGTAGTAAGTATTGCTAAGAAGTATGTTGGTAGAGGAATGTTATTCTTAGATTTAATCCAAGAGGGTAATCTAGGTTTGATTAAAGCTGTAGAGAAGTTTGACTATAGAAAAGGATATAAATTCAGTACCTATGCTACTTGGTGGATTAGACAGGCTATTACCCGTTCTATTGCCGATCAAGCTAGAACAATTAGAGTTCCTGTACATATGGTAGAGACAATCAATAAATTGATTAGAGTATCTCGCCATTTAGTACAAGAGCTAGGTCGTGAGCCAAGTGTTAAAGAGATTGCTGAAGAGATGGATATTAGTGAAGAGAAGGTACGAGAAATCAAAAAGATTGCCCAAGAGCCTGTGTCTTTAGAGACTCCAATTGGTGAAGAAGAGGATAGTTACTTAGGTGATTTTATTGAAGATGAAGATGCTCCAGAACCATCTGTAGCAGCATCATTTATGTTATTACAAGAACAATTGGATGGTGTATTGGATACTTTAACAGATCGTGAAAAGAGGGTTTTAGAATTGAGATTTGGTATTGAAGATGGACGTTCTCGTACTTTAGAAGAAGTAGGAAAGGAATTCGGGGTTACTAGAGAGAGGATTAGACAAATTGAGGCTAAAGCTTTAAGAAAGCTTAGACATCCAAGTAGAAGTAAAAAACTTAAAGATTATTTAACATAG
- a CDS encoding DegV family protein has translation MKSIKIVTDSGADLSKELIERYNIKVIPIPVKLGDRNYKDGEDITPIEFYTKLEAEDISPSTSMINPYTFEEEFKELLKDYQEIIYISFSSQLSGIYNSAKMVQKNLGEDKVSVIDSKAASLGLGLIVLKAAQLLEEGKSKDVIISKVEEAISRMEHIVAIGSLEMLKKGGRISATQAFIGSLLNIIPMIEVSPEGKLVPLTKLRGEKRCIRYILDTFEERAELAEEEPIGIGHANNIDLAQKIATKIKEEYNIKDIIITDIGAAVGSHAGSGTVALFFQ, from the coding sequence ATGAAGAGTATTAAAATTGTAACAGATAGTGGTGCTGATTTAAGTAAAGAGTTAATTGAGAGATATAATATAAAAGTAATACCTATTCCAGTTAAGTTAGGTGATAGAAATTACAAGGATGGAGAGGATATTACTCCAATAGAGTTTTATACTAAACTGGAAGCAGAGGATATTAGTCCATCAACTTCTATGATTAATCCCTATACCTTTGAAGAAGAGTTTAAAGAATTATTAAAGGATTATCAAGAGATTATTTATATTAGTTTCTCTTCCCAATTAAGTGGAATCTATAATTCAGCTAAGATGGTCCAAAAAAATTTGGGAGAGGATAAAGTTAGTGTAATTGATTCTAAAGCAGCCTCTTTAGGATTAGGGTTAATAGTTCTAAAAGCAGCTCAATTATTAGAAGAAGGTAAATCAAAGGATGTGATTATCTCTAAAGTTGAAGAAGCTATCAGTAGAATGGAGCATATAGTGGCTATTGGTTCTCTAGAAATGTTAAAAAAAGGGGGAAGAATCTCAGCTACTCAAGCCTTTATAGGGTCATTATTAAATATTATTCCTATGATAGAGGTGAGCCCTGAGGGGAAACTTGTCCCTTTAACTAAGCTCAGAGGTGAGAAGCGCTGTATTAGGTATATACTAGATACCTTTGAAGAGAGAGCAGAGTTAGCAGAAGAGGAGCCAATTGGAATTGGGCATGCTAATAATATTGATCTTGCTCAGAAGATAGCCACTAAGATTAAAGAAGAGTATAATATTAAGGATATTATTATCACAGATATTGGAGCTGCTGTAGGAAGCCATGCAGGATCAGGAACGGTAGCTTTATTCTTTCAATAA
- a CDS encoding YebC/PmpR family DNA-binding transcriptional regulator, with the protein MAGHSKWANIKHKKAKEDKARGKLFSKLVKKITVAARNGGGDVETNNDLALAIQKAKDANMPKDNIERAIKRGTGELEGVNYEEFVYEGYAPAGVALYMEIMTDNRNRAASDVRHVLSKNGGNLGESGCVSWMFERKGQLIIDRSENEIDEDEIMMAALESGAEDISIEADSVEIITDPSDLKEVRTAMEEAGYKVDSGDIVMIPENVLDITDPNDAKKVLRLMDALEEQDDIQEVYANFNIPDDIMAEIEDEL; encoded by the coding sequence ATGGCTGGACATTCTAAATGGGCCAATATTAAACATAAGAAGGCGAAAGAGGATAAAGCAAGAGGTAAGTTATTCTCTAAATTAGTTAAGAAGATTACCGTTGCTGCTAGAAATGGTGGTGGTGATGTTGAAACCAATAATGATTTAGCTTTAGCTATTCAAAAGGCTAAGGATGCTAATATGCCTAAAGATAATATCGAACGGGCTATTAAAAGAGGAACTGGTGAGTTAGAAGGGGTTAATTACGAAGAGTTTGTATATGAGGGTTATGCTCCTGCTGGAGTTGCTTTATATATGGAAATTATGACAGATAACCGTAACCGTGCTGCTTCTGATGTAAGACATGTTCTATCTAAGAATGGTGGAAATTTAGGAGAGAGCGGTTGTGTATCATGGATGTTTGAAAGAAAGGGTCAATTAATCATCGACCGTAGCGAAAATGAGATTGATGAGGATGAGATTATGATGGCTGCTTTGGAATCTGGAGCAGAAGATATCAGTATCGAAGCCGATAGTGTGGAGATTATAACTGATCCATCAGATTTAAAAGAGGTTAGAACTGCTATGGAAGAGGCAGGGTACAAGGTTGATTCTGGAGATATAGTAATGATACCAGAGAACGTGCTTGATATAACCGATCCTAATGATGCTAAGAAGGTATTGAGGTTAATGGATGCCTTAGAAGAACAAGATGATATACAAGAGGTATATGCTAACTTTAATATCCCTGATGATATAATGGCAGAAATTGAAGATGAATTATAA
- a CDS encoding flavodoxin family protein encodes MKLLAINGSPNRDGNTAFLLTKALEAAQNEGVETELIHVRDALKELKEPFCVQCSSPCSQICYKGTLLEEHYQLLAEADGVILGSPVYFGTVTAQLKAFWDMTRVLRTEKSLFNTIGGTITVGASRYGGQETTVSALHDMMMIQGMMIVGDASKETDMGHQGACSQRNVREDLEGQKRAQILGQRIARLIK; translated from the coding sequence ATGAAGCTCTTGGCGATTAATGGAAGTCCAAATAGAGATGGAAATACTGCTTTTTTATTGACTAAGGCCTTAGAGGCTGCCCAAAATGAAGGTGTAGAAACAGAATTGATTCACGTTAGAGATGCCTTAAAGGAGTTAAAAGAGCCTTTTTGTGTACAATGTTCTAGCCCTTGTAGTCAAATTTGTTACAAAGGAACTTTATTAGAAGAACATTATCAATTATTAGCAGAGGCTGACGGAGTTATTCTAGGTAGCCCTGTTTACTTTGGAACAGTTACAGCTCAATTAAAGGCTTTTTGGGATATGACTAGAGTTTTAAGAACTGAAAAGTCTTTATTTAATACAATAGGAGGTACTATTACTGTAGGTGCTTCTAGATATGGAGGGCAAGAGACGACAGTTAGTGCTTTACATGATATGATGATGATTCAAGGGATGATGATAGTAGGTGATGCTTCTAAAGAGACAGATATGGGGCATCAAGGTGCTTGTAGTCAACGGAATGTTAGAGAGGATTTAGAAGGGCAGAAAAGAGCTCAAATATTAGGTCAAAGAATTGCTAGATTAATTAAATAG
- the dnaG gene encoding DNA primase produces the protein MSFAYSEDFIEQVRFNNDIIDIISDYTRLEHSGKSYKGLCPFHDENTPSFFVNPEQQLYYCFGCGVGGDIFNFIMGVEGIDFRETVKLLADKAGLSLPEHKDNPQAKKKFDKRKKLMHIHELATRFYNYLLTSSDIGKKGNKYFNQRGFGNNIIQEFQLGFAPDRWEGLYRFLKNKGYSDQLLLESGLILPRKNNAGYYDRFRNRVIFTICNHQGQVIGFGGRIIEDINQPKYLNSPDTLIFDKSKNLYGLNLAKKFIQQSNEAIIVEGYTDVITAYQYGIKNVVASLGTSLTSEQAKLLKRYANTVYIAYDSDTAGAKATLRGLDILKEEGLEVKVIILPKDLDPDEFIKAEGKEGFARSQSQAETLIDFKISNILKGRSLENVDDKIKAVKGIIPVLAKVKNKVELDEYCKKISERLRTSEGVLRKEIDKYKFKMRGQDRKNKYRNNINNKSELADALNDPKLIKYLKAIKELLSIVFKNPNLINRLRAQLKIDALAKEEHKELFTKIFEFYQEHNALEINQILQTITNNNAKNLLLELSIRDNDFLDDTEKTISDYIETIKGYQREMRIERLNAEIKEAQKSGDFTRQMELMKEVQFLRKEGN, from the coding sequence TTGAGTTTTGCTTATAGTGAGGATTTCATAGAACAGGTTCGTTTTAATAATGACATAATTGATATTATATCAGATTATACTAGATTGGAACATTCAGGAAAGAGTTACAAGGGGTTATGTCCTTTTCATGATGAAAATACTCCTTCTTTCTTTGTAAATCCTGAGCAACAGTTATATTATTGTTTTGGTTGTGGAGTTGGAGGAGATATCTTTAATTTTATAATGGGTGTGGAAGGGATTGATTTTAGAGAAACTGTTAAGTTACTAGCTGATAAAGCTGGATTGAGTCTTCCAGAACATAAAGATAATCCCCAAGCTAAGAAGAAGTTTGATAAGAGAAAAAAGTTAATGCATATACATGAATTAGCTACTCGTTTTTATAATTATCTATTGACAAGCTCTGATATAGGAAAAAAAGGTAATAAATATTTTAATCAGCGTGGTTTTGGGAATAATATTATTCAAGAATTTCAGTTAGGCTTTGCTCCTGATCGTTGGGAGGGTTTATATAGATTTTTGAAAAACAAGGGATATTCTGATCAATTATTATTGGAATCGGGCTTGATTCTACCACGAAAAAATAATGCTGGTTATTATGATCGTTTTCGTAACCGTGTTATCTTTACTATCTGCAATCATCAAGGACAAGTTATCGGATTTGGTGGTAGAATCATAGAAGATATTAATCAGCCCAAATATCTAAATTCTCCAGATACACTGATTTTTGATAAGAGTAAGAATTTATATGGACTTAATTTAGCTAAAAAATTCATACAACAGAGTAATGAAGCAATTATAGTAGAAGGGTATACTGATGTGATTACTGCATACCAGTATGGAATAAAGAATGTTGTAGCTTCCTTAGGGACTTCATTAACCAGTGAACAAGCCAAATTATTAAAAAGATATGCTAATACAGTTTATATAGCATACGATTCAGATACTGCAGGGGCTAAAGCTACTTTAAGAGGGCTAGATATCCTAAAAGAAGAAGGATTAGAAGTAAAGGTAATTATATTACCTAAAGATTTAGATCCCGATGAATTTATTAAAGCTGAAGGTAAAGAAGGGTTTGCTAGAAGCCAGTCTCAGGCAGAAACATTAATAGATTTTAAAATCAGTAATATCTTAAAAGGAAGAAGCTTAGAGAATGTTGATGATAAGATAAAAGCAGTAAAGGGAATAATACCTGTTTTAGCAAAGGTTAAAAATAAGGTTGAATTAGATGAATATTGTAAGAAAATTTCAGAAAGATTAAGAACAAGTGAAGGTGTACTAAGAAAAGAGATAGATAAATATAAATTTAAGATGAGGGGTCAGGATAGAAAGAATAAATATAGGAATAATATAAATAATAAGAGTGAATTAGCCGATGCTTTAAATGATCCTAAATTAATTAAATACTTAAAAGCTATTAAGGAGTTATTAAGTATTGTCTTTAAAAATCCCAATCTTATCAACAGGTTGAGAGCCCAGTTGAAAATCGATGCTTTAGCTAAAGAAGAACATAAGGAGCTATTTACTAAAATCTTTGAATTTTATCAGGAACATAATGCTTTAGAGATTAATCAGATTTTGCAAACTATAACCAATAATAATGCTAAAAATTTATTGTTGGAGTTATCCATAAGAGATAATGATTTTTTAGATGATACTGAGAAGACTATAAGCGATTATATTGAAACAATAAAGGGGTATCAAAGAGAAATGAGAATAGAAAGGCTAAATGCAGAAATAAAAGAAGCACAAAAAAGTGGAGATTTTACTAGACAAATGGAATTGATGAAAGAGGTACAATTTTTAAGAAAGGAGGGAAATTAA
- the pheA gene encoding prephenate dehydratase, which produces MSRLGFLGPQGSFTEVAAREYEHQVGEFIPYNDIKSLILGVVKDEIDRAVVPIENSIQGGVTLTLDLLADFDLNIVGEVILIIEQSLVAKKKMDLAEVRHVISHPQALAQCRSFLEENLSNYETHISNSTSEAIQQLTALDESWVAIGNSRAVDYYDLEILAEGIQDNSENFTRFVILSKDEAIRSQNAKTSIICSVAEDHPGFLYDILHEFAIRGINLTKIESRPAKRMLGEYIFFIDFEGHYLDKRVKSALELVSYKSPWYKLLGSYEKAVDTIQL; this is translated from the coding sequence GTGAGTAGATTAGGATTTTTGGGACCACAGGGTAGCTTTACAGAAGTAGCAGCTAGAGAGTACGAGCATCAAGTAGGAGAGTTTATCCCTTATAATGACATTAAGAGCTTGATATTAGGGGTTGTGAAGGATGAGATTGATAGAGCAGTTGTTCCTATTGAGAATTCGATACAAGGTGGAGTGACGCTAACCTTAGATTTATTGGCAGATTTTGACCTTAATATTGTCGGTGAGGTAATTCTTATTATTGAGCAGAGCTTAGTGGCTAAAAAGAAGATGGATTTAGCTGAGGTTAGGCATGTCATCTCACATCCTCAAGCTTTAGCTCAATGCCGTTCTTTTTTGGAAGAAAATTTAAGTAATTATGAAACTCATATAAGTAACAGTACTTCTGAAGCAATTCAACAACTTACAGCTTTAGATGAAAGCTGGGTAGCTATAGGAAATAGTAGAGCAGTTGATTATTATGATTTAGAGATTTTAGCTGAGGGGATACAGGATAATAGTGAAAACTTCACTAGATTTGTAATCTTATCTAAGGATGAAGCGATAAGGAGCCAGAATGCTAAGACCTCGATTATCTGTTCGGTGGCAGAAGATCATCCAGGATTCTTATATGATATCTTACATGAATTTGCTATTAGAGGAATCAACTTGACTAAGATAGAATCTAGACCTGCCAAGAGAATGTTAGGGGAGTATATCTTTTTTATAGACTTTGAAGGTCATTATCTTGATAAGAGGGTCAAGTCAGCTTTAGAGTTAGTGAGTTATAAGAGCCCTTGGTACAAGTTATTAGGGTCATATGAGAAGGCAGTTGATACTATACAGTTGTAA
- a CDS encoding Nif3-like dinuclear metal center hexameric protein: MSVKLQQVTNLINTLAPKHLAYDWDNIGLQLGDYNQDVSRVLVTLDVTEEVVEEAINSDVDLIVAHHPVIFKGISNIRFNTLLGKIIQKAIKHDIAFYIAHTNYDIAQGGLNDILAKMLGLVDTEILMVTQVEDLKKVVVFVPEDSVFKVKKAIGRAGAGWIGNYSDCFFEQRGTGSFRPLEGTNPYIGIKGEINEVAECRLETIVPSKILNKVINKMIKAHPYEEVAYDIYPVDNEGEAFGIGRIGYLEESTSLKDYVQRVKNALDIDHVKVVGKNDTEIKKVAICSGSGADLIKTASFKGADLLVTGDVKYHDAQLVLEEGLTLIDAGHYETEQIMRDAMVSYLVKEITKNNLDVEILKSQINTNPVRIV, encoded by the coding sequence ATGTCTGTAAAATTACAACAAGTAACTAATTTAATAAATACTTTAGCACCTAAGCACTTAGCTTATGACTGGGATAATATAGGTTTACAACTTGGTGATTATAATCAGGATGTAAGCAGGGTCCTGGTTACTTTGGATGTAACTGAAGAGGTGGTAGAAGAAGCTATAAATTCTGATGTAGATTTAATTGTTGCTCATCATCCTGTTATCTTTAAGGGAATCTCTAATATTAGATTCAATACTCTTTTAGGTAAGATAATTCAAAAAGCAATTAAGCATGATATTGCTTTTTACATAGCTCATACAAATTACGATATAGCTCAAGGTGGATTAAATGATATATTAGCTAAGATGTTAGGTTTAGTTGATACAGAGATTTTAATGGTTACTCAAGTAGAAGACTTAAAGAAGGTAGTTGTCTTTGTACCAGAAGATTCTGTATTTAAGGTCAAAAAAGCCATAGGTAGAGCAGGGGCAGGCTGGATTGGTAATTACAGTGATTGCTTTTTTGAACAAAGAGGTACTGGGAGTTTTAGACCCTTAGAGGGGACTAATCCTTACATAGGTATTAAAGGAGAGATAAATGAGGTTGCAGAGTGTCGGTTGGAGACTATTGTACCTAGTAAAATTTTAAATAAAGTTATCAATAAAATGATTAAAGCTCACCCTTATGAAGAGGTAGCCTATGATATCTATCCTGTAGATAATGAAGGTGAAGCTTTTGGAATAGGTAGAATTGGGTATTTAGAGGAAAGTACTTCTCTAAAGGACTATGTTCAACGTGTTAAGAATGCTTTGGATATAGATCATGTTAAGGTTGTAGGAAAGAATGATACTGAAATTAAAAAGGTTGCTATCTGTAGTGGTAGTGGGGCTGATTTGATTAAAACTGCATCTTTTAAAGGTGCAGATTTATTGGTAACTGGAGATGTTAAATATCATGATGCTCAGTTAGTATTAGAAGAAGGACTAACATTAATAGATGCTGGGCATTATGAAACAGAACAAATTATGAGAGATGCTATGGTATCATATTTAGTAAAAGAGATTACTAAGAATAATCTAGATGTAGAGATTTTAAAATCACAAATTAATACTAATCCTGTTAGAATAGTTTAA
- a CDS encoding zinc ribbon domain-containing protein codes for MATLELLYQLEKLNEESKGLKSSMEEESIVEEMDLLKEVVIRMEEDWSQKNNELQDLKHQIKKEEFEDARLVRKEKDYKEQLYSGAISNPKELQKLQEKLNTTLKSKEELEDNLLELMLELEAKEDELISLKEDLESKQEELLNLEEDYQQGTTKINQELVRINSAKEEIFDKLEDKLILEYENLYRRKRGRVVVEISDGYCMGCRMLLPVNLVEEVKSSEEIVYCENCGRILYWNRKN; via the coding sequence ATGGCTACTTTAGAACTGTTATATCAATTAGAAAAATTAAATGAAGAGAGTAAAGGACTAAAAAGTAGTATGGAGGAAGAGTCTATTGTTGAGGAGATGGACCTTCTAAAAGAGGTTGTAATTAGGATGGAGGAAGATTGGAGTCAAAAGAATAATGAATTGCAAGATTTAAAGCATCAGATTAAGAAAGAGGAATTTGAAGATGCTCGTTTGGTGAGAAAAGAGAAAGATTATAAAGAACAGCTTTATAGTGGTGCTATTTCTAATCCCAAAGAGTTACAAAAGCTTCAAGAAAAATTAAATACTACATTAAAGAGTAAAGAAGAGTTGGAGGATAATCTATTAGAGCTGATGCTAGAATTGGAAGCAAAAGAAGATGAATTAATATCTTTAAAAGAGGATTTAGAGAGTAAGCAAGAAGAGTTGTTAAATCTAGAAGAAGATTATCAGCAAGGTACTACTAAAATAAATCAAGAGCTTGTTAGAATAAATTCAGCCAAAGAAGAGATATTTGATAAGTTAGAAGATAAGCTGATTTTAGAATATGAGAATTTATATCGTAGAAAGAGGGGGAGGGTAGTTGTAGAGATATCTGATGGCTATTGTATGGGCTGTAGAATGCTATTACCAGTCAATTTAGTAGAAGAGGTTAAGTCTAGTGAAGAGATAGTCTATTGTGAAAATTGTGGTAGGATACTTTATTGGAATAGGAAAAACTAG
- a CDS encoding tRNA (adenine(22)-N(1))-methyltransferase, with product MRLSPRLAKIVDLLILPSRVIDVGTDHGYLPIYIAENTASSKIIASDYNKQPCEAALNHIQQAGVEDKVEVRHGSGLSVLNRGEVDQVVIAGMGSRTIIGILEADYDLAQSLERLVLQPMAGSSSLRKWLVDNNFKIIDEALVKEEDKLYQIIVAQPGKMEVKDDFELKIGPILLKKNDELLEDYFNELKDEWQKIINKIAENSPDNQKIEILKRRIKRLEEIELKMER from the coding sequence ATGAGATTATCACCGAGATTAGCTAAAATAGTAGATTTATTAATCTTACCATCTAGAGTAATTGATGTAGGGACTGATCATGGATATTTACCAATCTATATCGCCGAAAATACTGCTTCTTCTAAGATAATAGCAAGTGATTATAATAAACAGCCCTGTGAGGCTGCTTTAAATCATATTCAGCAAGCTGGAGTTGAAGATAAAGTTGAGGTTAGACATGGATCAGGGTTATCAGTTTTAAATAGAGGTGAGGTTGACCAAGTTGTAATTGCAGGGATGGGTAGTAGGACTATTATTGGTATCTTAGAAGCTGATTATGATTTAGCTCAGAGTTTGGAGAGATTGGTTTTACAACCTATGGCTGGTTCATCATCTTTACGTAAGTGGTTAGTGGATAATAACTTTAAGATTATTGACGAGGCTTTAGTAAAAGAAGAAGATAAGCTTTATCAAATTATCGTAGCTCAGCCAGGTAAGATGGAAGTAAAGGATGATTTTGAATTAAAGATAGGACCTATTTTACTTAAGAAGAACGATGAGTTATTAGAGGATTATTTTAATGAACTGAAGGATGAATGGCAGAAGATAATCAATAAAATTGCTGAAAATTCTCCTGATAATCAAAAAATTGAAATTTTAAAGAGGAGAATTAAAAGATTAGAAGAAATAGAGTTAAAGATGGAGAGATAA
- a CDS encoding YaiI/YqxD family protein: MKILVDGDACPVKENISEVSARYKIKVIIFISTAHWTVNREDVEYITVDSNYQEVDMKIVNQVKSGDIVITNDYGLASLVLAKRASAISFDGRVFTRDKIDYLLAKRHLAAKLRRQGSYISKQSKYSKEDREKFEVNLIELITQLG; this comes from the coding sequence ATGAAAATTTTAGTTGATGGAGACGCATGTCCAGTTAAAGAGAATATTTCTGAAGTTTCAGCAAGGTATAAGATTAAAGTAATAATTTTTATAAGCACTGCTCATTGGACAGTTAATAGGGAAGATGTTGAATATATAACTGTTGATAGTAACTATCAAGAAGTGGATATGAAGATAGTTAATCAAGTCAAATCTGGAGATATAGTTATAACTAATGATTATGGTTTAGCTTCTTTAGTTTTAGCTAAGAGGGCATCCGCAATCTCTTTTGATGGAAGAGTTTTCACTAGAGATAAGATAGATTATCTATTAGCTAAAAGGCATTTAGCTGCTAAACTTAGGCGACAAGGAAGTTATATCTCAAAGCAGAGTAAATATTCGAAAGAAGATAGAGAGAAGTTTGAAGTTAATTTGATTGAATTAATAACTCAATTGGGATAG
- a CDS encoding tyrosine-type recombinase/integrase yields MKKNISVHGLKHSFTTHLLEIGTDICYIQELLGHKSSKTTEVYTHVSKIESPLNKI; encoded by the coding sequence ATAAAGAAAAATATATCTGTTCATGGTTTAAAGCATTCTTTTACTACACATTTATTAGAAATAGGGACAGATATCTGTTATATTCAAGAATTACTTGGACATAAAAGTTCTAAAACAACTGAAGTTTATACTCATGTTAGTAAAATTGAAAGTCCACTGAATAAGATATGA